From Bradyrhizobium erythrophlei:
GATGGGATAGGTTCACCGGCGTCGAGTTCCACGGGCGTCCTCTGATGACACTGCTCCGCCCAAAATTCCCGAAATACTCCCGGGTGCGCGAACTTGAGGTGTTGGAAGAATACCCATTTTGGTCTGTCGGCGCGTCCTCTCTCCCATATTGCTCAGACTGCCGGAATGCCGCGACACTCGTCGAGCCAAGAGGAGGTCGGCATCTGGGAGATTTTCACCGTATAAGTTGCGCGCTCGGAGAGGAGACCCATTTTGCGATTGCTGATAGGACCAACTCATTTTTCCTGGAAACTTGACCTTGGCGAATTCGGCGCCGCGACGGTAAAGTTTACCTTAGGATCCGGATTATCGGCTAGCCTCGGATGCTTCTCTTTCGGTCGGCGGAGCCGCTTCTCTTTGCAGATCTGAACCTCAATCCAAATTTTAAATCCAACTTTTAACAACTGATCTCGCGACATCTGAGTGGCAAAGGCGATCGGTCGCTAGCGATTACGCTCAAGATTGCCGGGCCTACTTGATAATTGAATTTCTTTGATACAGATTGCTGTTGAACACTTGGAGGTAACATCTTGTCGCCCGACAGTCGCCGCCTACGCGCCGCGCTTGGCCACTTCGCGACCGGAATCATTATCGTCACCGGCCATACCGACGTCGGAGAGCGAATTGGCATGACGATGAATTCTTTTAATTCCGTCTCACTCGACCCTCCGCTGGTGCTATTCAGTATTCGGAAGGACGCGCTAAGTTTGGTGAACTGGCAACGGAGCTCGTACTGTGCGATCAATGTTCTCAGCGAGGACCAAGAAGACCTGTCCAATCTGTTCGCGCGAAGCGAGGCTGAAAAATGGAAAGGAATAACCCCAGTCTTTGGGAAGACTGGCGTTCCTCTTTTGCCCGATGTGCTAGTCGCCTTTGAATGCGAGGCATACGCCAGGTATGATGGCGGCGATCACGAGATCTTTGTATCGCGCGTCGTCGAAATACACGATGGGCACGTCAAACACGGCAAGCCAATTCTGTTCTTCGATGGACGCTACCGCCAGCTAGCCAACGTCGGCACGGCCCACGAACCTCCGAGCGATATCTACGGATGGTAGACGCAGCACCGCTGCCGACAACTAGTCGGAAGATAGTAATACACCCCACCCATCCAATGTCCGAGGTCTATAGCTCGGGACACGTCGTCTTGGCGATTTCTTTCACTTCCATCCTCATCGTCCCCTCACCAAGCGTGACTCAGAAGGAAATCATGCACACGCCGATTGAACTCGTCGGGTTCGGTCTGCGCATAGGCGTGCCCGCCACGCGGCACCAGCTCTGCCTGCGGGATCAGCTCGGCCACGCTCGATTTCGCGCTGCGCCTCATGGGTGGCCGTCCAGGCACTCACAATGGCAGGGTGCCGGAGCATTCTAAAATCGAGCGATGTCCGTTGCTAGGGCAACCCGGAAGACCTATGCTCAGCTTAAGTATTTCGCAGTTTGCCCCACAGCGGACCTCGCTAAAGCTTGCTCGACATGTGCGTAGCTGAGCCAGCACGTACACTTCATCGTAAGCCTCCAGGGAAGGCCGTCCGGCGGGTCTTTAGCCGGTCTGCGATAAGCGCGCCGGAAACCAGCAGCGTGTCATTCCTAGCCCGACCTATTCGTGAGATTGCGGTTTTTGGTCGGATTGATGCGGCCGCCCATCTCCTCTGACGAGGCGCACAGGATCGCCTTCGGCTTTTCACCGCTTGACGACCCGTACTTTGCAACGCGCTTGAGGGATGGGTTGGGCGAACGGGGGCAGACGCCCCGGCGGTCAAGGACCGAGCGGCAGCAGCGCGCCCGGCAAGCAGCGGATCAGGTCGGCCTCGGGACATGCCGCGGCGAACGCAAGGCGAGAATATTGTTGAAGGCTGACGTCGCGGACGGCGGTGAAGGCTGGAGTGACAGCCGGATCATCAAGGCTTTGGACACCAGCGTTTCGATGGTTTATCGGGTGCGGAAGCAACTAGCCGAGGAAGGCTTCGAGGCTGTGTTGAGCCGCAAGCAGCGGGCGACGCCGGCGGTTGCGCGAATTTTTGACGGCGAGAAGGAAGCCAAGCTGGTTGCCCTGGCCTGTTCCAAGCCTCCTAAGGGACGGGTCCGCTGGACCCTTCGGTTGCTGGAGAACAAGGTCGTGGAACTCGGCATCGTCGATCGCGCCAGCGACTCAACGATCGGGCGCGCGCTTAAAAAAACATCCTCCAGCCCCATCGCCGACAGTGCTGGGTTATCCCGCCGAAGGCGAACGGCGCGTTCGTAGCCGCGATGGAAGACGTGCTGGCCGTCTACACGCGGCCACACGATCCCGATCATCCGCTGGTATGCCTGGACGAGACCTCGAAGCAACTCACGGCCGAAACGCGCATGCCGATCCTGATGAAAGTGGGTCGCCCGGCCCGCTTCGATTACGAGTACGAGCGCAAAGGCACCGCCAATCTGTTCATGATGTTTGCTCCGTTGGAAGACTGGCGCCATGTCGAGGTGACAGATCGTCATGCCGCCGTCGATTATGCTCAGGTCCTGAACGATTTGGCCGACGTTCACTTTGCCAGCGCCAGGACCATCGTGCTGGTCCAGGACAATCTCAGCGTCCGAAGCAAGGCGCCTGGTCGAACGCTTCGAATAGCACTACACTCCAAAACATGGGAGCTGGCTTAATCTGGCCGAGTCCGAACTCGGCGTTCTAACCAAACAGTGCCTGGATCGCCGTATTCCCGACAAACAAACCCTCACCGACGAAATCGCCGCATGGCAGCACGACCGAAACACAAGCCACACCAAAGCGGACTGGCAATTCACGACCAGAAATGCTCGCATCAAACTCAAGCATCTATACCCGTCAATCTGAATGAATCGGCCGACTAGGATCATAAAGCTGTTTCCAAGATTCATCATTGAATGCCTTCGACAAGGTCGCGAAGACGGAGCATTGAAAGAGGCTGTTTGGCAGTGGTGTCAACGAGGAATAACTGCATGTCGTCGGGTCCTTGCTGTCTTCGCGTAAGATGCAAAACGCTTTGATGCACTATCTCAACTCGTTCGACCTTTTTGGCAATCCGCGATCACGATACTGCTTCGCACTCCGAGTCAGGATGGCCGAGAAATTGTCGTAAAGTCTGCGAGCGGCAGAGCCGAAGGGGTCCAGACGCGGAGCGACGACTTCATTTAGCCGCGCGGCTTCCTCTTTGCCAAGCGCACGTTCCAGGCTGCTCTTGTACTCAGGCACGGCCTCCCAGTCCGAGACGGTCGATGCGGTAATCTCGACGTGATATTGAAGACCGTAGGCATGTTCGCCCCAACGTATCGCCTGCGTCGGACAGGCAGCGTTCGCCGCCAGCACCTTTGCACCCTCGGGAAGATGCGCTATCTCGGCGCCATGCCACTGAAAGGTCTCCAGTTCTTTTTCGAACCCTCTGAACAATGGATCGGCCTGGCCATCCTCAGTCAGTTGCACCGACGAGAGGCCGACTTCCGGTGCCGCCATCAGGCGGACCTTTCCGCCCAATGCTTCCGCCAACAATTGGTGGCCCAGGCAGATACCGAGATATGGTCTTCCAAGATCCTTCACCCATCGACGAATCGCAGCCTTTTCGGCGAAGAGCCATGGATGAAGGTCTTCCTGCCAGACATCCATCGGTCCGCCCATGACGACCAACAGATCGAAGTCCTCGAGCGGCGGAATACGATCTCCTTCGTTCGATTCCACGGCGTGCCAGCTATCGCCGCTCTTCGTCCAAAAATCGCGAAATATGCCTGGGTGCTCCACCGATAGATGTTGGAAGACGAGATTGCGCATGTTTGTCCTCGATTTTACTGGGCCAATCTTTTCGCGGGGGTCGGAGAAAGCCGGATACCGATATACCGGCGTCTAAGATCAGAGGCCCGCCAGTCGGCTACCGACCGACCCGCCTCACGGATGCGGACAAGGAACGATCACGGTACGTCTCGCAGATAACTGAGCCGCGAGACCTTCGAGCGCAGCGCGCACGTAGTAGACTCCGATGATTTCTCGGTTAATGACGTCCGCACGATGACGCCTCGGCGTTGAGTTTGGGTAACGATCTCTTTTGCTCCGGGTCTCAAGAACGCTTCGCGCCCAGACATCCTGCTTTAGCCTAGCTAGTTTGACGACAAGCGCGCTATCGCGAGTGTGATTGAACGCCCTAAAGCCGTTAGTTCATGCTTTGAAGCAAGAAGTCAGCGCACCGTTCGCCTATGAGAATCGACACGGCATTGGTATTGCCGCTGACAAGTCGGGGCATAATCGAGGCATCCGCGACCCTGAGCTTCGAGACGCCATTCACGCGGAGCCGTGTATCGACAACAGCGGTTGCATCGGAACCCATTCGGCAGGTTCCGGATACGTGACTAATCGGCCTTACGTATTTGCGCACGAACCCTTCAGGATCGCGCGCATCCTCCTCTCCGGTCGCTGTCGGATAGACTTCTTGGCTAACGATTTTTTCGAACGAAGGCGCTTTGATCAAATTGCGAGTGAAAGTTGTACCACGGATCAATGTCTCTACGTCTTCCGAGTGGCTAAGAGTTCCGCCATCAAAGTAAATTGGCGCGTCGGGATCCGCGCTTACAATCTTAACCTCGCCGCGTGAGAGTGGTCGCAGGAGGCACACGCAAATGGTGATACCGTGGCCGGATGGGGCAGGCCATTCGTCGGAGCCAAATAAAGAAGGAAACATAATGAGCTGGATGTCGGGACGGCCGCTTTTCAGAGTATCCACGTATGCTCCCGCCCCCCAGATACTCGAAGCGAGAAGGCCGTCACGGAACAAGATGTATTGAAGGCCGTGCTTGAGCGCCGCGAGGCCTTTATTTTGGCCGAGCAAGCTGATCGATTCCTTGAGTCTGCAGTGGATCGGAACCTCGACGTGGTTTTGGAAATTCTGGCCAACTTCGGGAGCGTCGTGGACCACAGCAACGCCTTTTTCCTTAAGGAGTTTAGTCGGTCCAATACCGGATAGTTGCAGGATCTTCGGTGAAGCCAGAGCACCGGCGGCCAAAATCACCTCACGACCGGCGTGCACTTGGCTAATTTTGCCAGAGCTTGACCGATATTCAACGCCGACGACCTCGCTGTCCTCCGTGATAAGGCGGAGAACGCGGCAGTCGGTAAGCACCGTCAAATTCGACATATTCTTCCTTGGCGCAAGAAACGCCACGGCGGTGCTGCTCCGCCGACCCTTAAACGCCGTGCATTGAAAGAGGCCTACGCCCTCTTGCGTCGCCCCGTTGAAGTCGTGGTTATAAGGCAGACCAATCTCTTGGCCGGCCTTGATGAAGGCGAGATCTGTTGGCAGAGCGTGCCACGCGTTGCCAACTTTGAGCGGACCATTGGTGCCATGATAAGGTTCTGAGAACGACGCATTACTCTCCGACTTTTTGAACGCCGGGAGAACATCGTCCCAACCCCACCCGTCACAGCCGAGCTCTCGCCATCCATCATAGTCCTCCGCAGAGCCGCGGAGGTAAATCATGGCATTGACGGAACTCCCCCCGCCCAGAACGTTTGCTTGAGGAACGAAGAGTGGTCTGGAATTAGCATGGCTTTGCGGTGTTGTTTTATAGGACACAACCCGTTTGGTGCCGAATAAGCGAAAGAATGCCCCGGGCATGTGGATGAATGGCGTGTTGTCCCCGCTGCCCGCCTCAAGCAGTAGGACCTGGAGGCCCGCCTCTGCCAGCCGGCCAGCAATGACCGACCCAGCCGATCCACCGCCAACAACGACAAATTCGTACGACGATTTCGCTTCTCGGCTCATGGGCAATCCGCGGCTCCTGAATTGGCTCCTCAGAGAAGCCGTGAAGATCGACTGTCTCTGCAAACCATCCCCTGCCACGGACGTGCCCTGTACTTTAGGCAGCAGATCGTGACGTCTTGACCGGTCTAGGCTAGTGAGGATTTTTCGAAACTGACAGAGCCACTTCGGACAACGGGGCAGGACTGGTTGGGCAGGTATCGGGGCCATCGCTAGGAGCGCAATTGGCTCTTCCGGGAGACGACTACAGATAGTGACCACGAAAGTGAACCAAAGGCGCGAGCGTGGGATTGTCCGACAATCCGACCACTCGTCCCAAGAGAATTTCCGTTTCAAATCTCGTAATTGCCTCGATCAGTTCGCAATCAACGGCAGCCACGGCGCGTTCGAGGATCGGTGCTCCCGTGACCAGCTTGGTCCAAGCGACTGTTTTAAACCGATCGGATCCGCTTATTTTTGTCTTTCCTCCAAAAATGTCAGCAAGTTCAATAAGATCATCGGGAACAAAGTTCAGCGCAAAATGCCGAGCATCTAGGATTGCTGGAAGGGCAGACGTAGGTTTACTCACGCTCACCATCATAGTCGGTGGGTCCGCGCAAAGATGGGTAGCCGATAAGCCAAGAAAGCCCGCCGGTCCATGTTCGGAGCACGCGGTGACAATAGTGCTGCCTGACGCTCGCTGACCAACAGATTGCCAGAATGCCCTTTGATCAATCATATCGACCCATCCCTCTCGGGTGATATCGGAGTTTGGTAAGGTCAGACTGACGCGGGCGTGAAGCGAACATTTCAGTGTCGCTGGCTTAAAAAGAACTTTAGCACCGTCTCATTGAATTCATCCGGTTCCGTCTGGGCATAGGCATGACCCCCGCGAGGCACGAGCATCAGTTTCGCGTGTGGAATGAGGTTGGCATATTCACGAGAAAAGTAACTTGGGGTCAGGACGTCATCCTCGCAGCAGACAACGAGAGTTGGAAGATTTAATCTGCCAAGCTCTTTGCGGCGATCGAACTTAAGTATGGCATCAAGCCGACTACCTTGAACTTTGGCATCGCCGAGTTGCTTCGATGTTGAAAGCTCAAGTTCACGCAATTTTGCGTCGTTGCCGTTTATCCAGTAAGGCGGATAGAGCAGCAACGTGGTGTACTTCGCGTAGGCGAGCAAGCCGAGATGTGATAATAAGTGGAGGCGTAAATCGAAAATGCGTTGCCTGTAGGTATCGCCGCACGTTGTGCTTGCGTAGATCACGAGAGATGAGATGCGATCGGGATAGTCTAGAGCGGTAGCGACGCCGATCGCGCCGCCTGTCGAGTGGCCAAGATAAGCCGCGCGCTCGATGCCGGCGGCATCGAGGATAGCGATCAGATCCGCCGACATCTCCTCAACAGACTCGACCTCGACGCGAGAGGAACGACCCGTTCCGCGCTGATCAAACGCGAGAACAGTGAAATGTTTTGCTAAGGCAGGGATATTGGCGTGCCAGAATGTTGCTGTTCCTCCTAGTCCCGCTGCGAGCACAAGCGGCGGTCCCGAACCGTCAACATACCAGTGCAGACGAGCACCGTTCCTCACTGTCTCTGGCATTATCGCTTACGCCTTCCTAGAAACTTTCATATGCGCTGTACCAGTTTGTATCCTTCGAGGGACCTGGGCCCGCCTCGTTTGATCCGTCATATGTCAGTTCGATCAAGACCCCGTTTGGGTCACGGACGAACAGCTGCCACAGTTGAGTTCCGGGCGGGATGTTTTGCCGCCATGGCTTGCCGGCGGCCATCAGTTTTTGACGCATTTCTTGGAATCCCGCGCCGCCGATAGCGACGTGATCGATTGCTCCACCGCCGGTCGGAACGACACCATTGACATTCAGGGCAGATTCGCCGCCATACAGATGAATAAGGATTCCGCCTGCCGGCGGCGGAGTGGCGAGCCAAGCGCCCGGGAAATCGAAGGCGGGGCGATCGACCTCAGTCATGCCAAGCACGTCACGATAAAATTCCACAGTCGCCGGCACGTCTGCGGTTTTGAGCGAGATGTGCAAGATGTTCTGCAATGAAGGCGTCGTGGCCGTGGTGGATTCGAGTCTCATCGGGTCACCCCTTGTGATTCCGGGATTAGTCGCGAAAATCGAGCCTTGCCGGTCGCTTTCGCTAGGACATCTTCAAGAAATTGAAGTCGATCCTGCCCCCAGTACATTTCCTTTTCAAAGAAATAGAACGGGGAGCCGAAGACGCCCCGGTCCTGCGCCTCCTGTGTATTGCGATCAAACTGTGCAATCGCATCTTGGCTCTTAGCGGCCTCTATCAGACGAGTTCCATCAAAGCCTAAGCCATCCACGATCTTGATCAGAGTGCGCTCGTCTGAAATGTCCTGCTCAAGTGCCCAGATCGCACGCAAAAAGGCGTTCGCCAAAAGGCCTGTCTCGTAGCCGAGCCCCTTGGATGCGATGAGAGCGCATGATGCAAGCTCATCGCTAATCGGATAGTGCTTTGGGAAGAGCTTAACGGGTATCCCGAGATACTCTGACCACCGCTTCAGCTCGACCAGTCGATAATCCTGCCGTTGCTGGGATCGCTTCTGCAAGAGGATCCCACCCGTTCCGGCATAAATTGCGGCAAGGCGCATGGGTTTGTGGTTGATGCGGACGCCGTAACTGCGTCCGAGTCGCTCCAGACGCACGCCTCCCATGTAGGCCCAATCGGACAACACGGAAAAAAAGTAATCGATCTCCATCGCGGGTTCTCTCACTTTAGGTGCGGCGCTCTTAAAGACGCACCGCACCGGCTCATCAGGCTTAAACGAAACAGCGGCTAGGCGAGAGCCGTCGCGGCCTCGGCTTTCATCAGCCCAGCGTTCTCGAGCAGCGCCTGCAGATATCTCCGATCAGCGGCATTGAGCATACGTAGCGGCCGCCGTGTCTGACCGACCGAGCGCCCCAGTAAATCGCAGGCTGTGTGCGCTACTCGAATATAACCCTTGACGCCCATATATTCGCAAATGGGAAACATCGGTTGAAAGTATTCGCGCATGGCTTCGATGTTCTTTTCATCGTGGCCGATCCGGAAGAGTTCGACACACCGACGCGGCATGATATTGCAACTACCCGCGAACCAGCCATCCGCACCGGCCGCAATGGCTTCAGGTGTGCAGGCATCATTGCCGTTCAGAACCGTGATCTGACGGTTTGTCAGCTGCCGGATAGCCGAGATGCGACTCATATCGCCCGAGCTCTCTTTGACAAAACCGACATTATCGATCTCAGCAATTCGAGCAATGAGGGCAGGTCTCATGTCGACCGCCGTGGTTCCGGGGTTATTATAGATTCCGACGGGGATCTTAACAGCACCTGCTATGGCTCGGTAATGTTCGTAAAGCTCATCTTCCGTAGCGCGCCAATAATTGATCGGAACAACAAGAACACCATCGGCGCCGTTATCTTCGGAGAATTTCGACAGTCGGATGGCTTCAGCCGTCGACATTGCGCCGGTGCCCGGCAAAACCGGCACACGCCCAGCCGTGTGCTTTACTGCCTTCAAAATAACCGCTCGGCGCTCGTCTTCGGTAAATGAGCCAATACCACCCGTGCTGCCGAAGACTGTGATTCCAGCGACACCGGATGCGATCTGGTGATCGATGACGCGCGCAAGGCAAGCGTCATCGATCTCTTCACCATCGCTTTTTGTCGGGGTTACGACGAATGCAAACACTCCCTGAAACTTCTTCGCTGCGGCCTTCATTTTTTCTCCTCACTAACCAGCTGCTGAGCTTGTCTAAATGTCGCGATAAGCGGGCGAAAGTGCCGCTTCAAACAACGGGATAGGACCGCTTGGATGGATGTGGACGGCGTGCGATTTGCTGGGCCAGCTTAATATGCGGCTCAGCTCGGCGGCCGCGAGGCCAAACCCTTGGCACGATACTTGCAGTAAATGTCTATCTTCCCTGACGGTTGCGTTGGTACAGAAATGCTTGACGAAGATTCAAAGGAAACGGCGCTGAAAGGTCGCAGTAAGCGCGCGAGTCTGGCCGTTCTCAGTGACTTTGTACTCAATCCGCAGGCGCCTATTCCTTTGTGGCAACAGCTTTATCAGCAGCTGCGTGACGCGATGATATCGCGCCGACTACCGCCGGGCACTCAATTGCGGGCAACCCGTATTCTTGCACAGGAGCTCGGCTGCTCACGCAACACTGTTTTGGGTGCATTCGAACAGCTCATTGCTGAGGGCTATCTTGAAGGAAGAATTGGATCCGGCACATACGTGGCTAATATTTTGCCAGATGACGTAATGTGTGCCGACGACGCGTCGGCGGGTCAATCATCGCGGGCAGCGCGAAGGAGTCACTGTACTTTAGGACTGTCGCAGCGTGGCAGTCAGCTGGCGCAGATGATCCAAGATCGTGTGCCTTACAAGGCTTTTGCGCCTTGCCGACCGGACGTCTCACTGTTCCCGTTTGAGATTTGGGAGAAACTCGCGCGCGTTTGGGGGGCACCATCCCAGTCGCTTTTGACGCAGGCAGACCCATGTGGATATTGGCCTCTGCGCGAGACAATCTGCACGTATCTCCGCGCCGCGCGGATGATTGAATGTAAGCCTGAGCAAGTTATCATAACAGGAGGCGCGCAAAACGGTGTCGACATGGCCGCGCGCTTGCTCCTGGATCCTGGAGATGCCGTGTGGGTCGAGGATCCTGGGTATCCTGGCTTGCAGGCGGCGTTCTGTGCTGCCGATACCACTGTGGTGCCGGTTCCCGTGGACCAGGAGGGATTGTCGATCGCTGAGGGAAAAGCGACCGGCCAGGTCCCTCGAATGATAGCAGTCGCTCCCTCACACCAGTACCCGCTTGGCGTGACCATGTCATTGCAACGCCGGTTGGAGCTGCTCTCGTTTGCAGCGGAGGTCGATAGTTGGATTATTGAGGACGATTACGATAACGAATTTCGGTATGAGGGCCGGCCTTTGGCGGCGCTCAGGAGCCTCGATAGTGATGACCGGGTCATCTATGTCGGGACGTTCTCAAAGGTTTTATTTCCCTCGTTACGGCTTGGATACTTAGTCGTGCCTTCGCGGATTTCCGAGCGTTTTGCGCAAGCGCGGGTCGGCATCGACGTGCAACCGTCGCTTCTGTCACAGCCTATTGTGGATTCCTTTATCCGCGAAGGTTATTTTTTCTCGCACGTGCGGCGTATGCGGACCATCTATCGCGATCGTCAAGCTGTGCTTGTGGATGCTGCCGAGAAGAATTTATCCGGCCTTCTTCACGTTCATCCTGATGCCTCAGGCCTTCATCTCCTGGGACGCTTTACACCGGAAGTAAGTGCTCGTCTTGACGATGCGTCTGCCTCGCGCCGCGCCGCGGACTCTCGCATTTTTGCTCCGCCCTTATCGAGCTTTTATGCGGATCGTCGCGATCGCGGCGCGCTTGTTCTGGGTTACGCCGCAGTTGATGAAAGATCGATCATTTCTGCGACGCAAGCACTTTCGCGAGCACTACGCCTCTAGAGTGCGGTCGATTTATTGTTGATCTAGCTGTCCATCGGATCGTCCGGGAACGCGCCGGAGCGATGTGCAGCGATCGAACTACCCTGCCAATCGAGGTCTTCGCACCGCGTTCAGACGGATGTTGGTTGAGACTTCGCGAGCACTTCGTGGAAATTGGTGACATACGTACGTCCGTGATAGAGCAACGGGACACCGCCGCCAAATCGAACGGCTTCGACGGCACCGAAGATAATATTGTGAGAGGCGAGCTCTTTCACCTCGATCGTTCGGCAATCGAACGCAATCACGGCTGAGGTGAGAACCGGCGATCCACTTTTCAGGGTCATCCAGTCCCCAGTTGCAAATCGCTCGTCGAGGTGAAGGCCAGTGCGGCTCGCGAAAATGTCCGCAAGCTTCGTCTCGTTGGGGCCGATCGTGTTCACGCAAAAAGCGCCATTTTGCGAGAATAATGGCGCACTGTTACTTCGCTTATTGACGCAAACCAGCAACATAGCTGGATCGTCGGAAACCGAACACACAGCAGTCGCTGTAAAGCCGGTCTTACCGGCTGGTCCGGCCGACGTAACAATGTGTACGGCGGCTGTCAGGTGGCTCATCGATTCACGAAATAGCGCGGGTTCAATGTACGACAATATCCCGCTCTTTCGATCATCCGGCATCGTAGCGTCCGTGTTTGCTCGCGCGACCCATGCCAGACCTAGATCTGTTTGCTTGATCGGCATCGCGAAGTACGAGTTGCGCGCGGCACAAGTCAGGCACTCTTTTTGGTGAGCCGGACGTCGTTGCCGAGTAGAGCAGCATCGAC
This genomic window contains:
- a CDS encoding flavin reductase family protein; the protein is MSPDSRRLRAALGHFATGIIIVTGHTDVGERIGMTMNSFNSVSLDPPLVLFSIRKDALSLVNWQRSSYCAINVLSEDQEDLSNLFARSEAEKWKGITPVFGKTGVPLLPDVLVAFECEAYARYDGGDHEIFVSRVVEIHDGHVKHGKPILFFDGRYRQLANVGTAHEPPSDIYGW
- a CDS encoding alpha/beta fold hydrolase, whose product is MAELIPQAELVPRGGHAYAQTEPDEFNRRVHDFLLSHAW
- a CDS encoding helix-turn-helix domain-containing protein; the protein is MKADVADGGEGWSDSRIIKALDTSVSMVYRVRKQLAEEGFEAVLSRKQRATPAVARIFDGEKEAKLVALACSKPPKGRVRWTLRLLENKVVELGIVDRASDSTIGRALKKTSSSPIADSAGLSRRRRTARS
- a CDS encoding transposase codes for the protein MEDVLAVYTRPHDPDHPLVCLDETSKQLTAETRMPILMKVGRPARFDYEYERKGTANLFMMFAPLEDWRHVEVTDRHAAVDYAQVLNDLADVHFASARTIVLVQDNLSVRSKAPGRTLRIALHSKTWELA
- a CDS encoding type 1 glutamine amidotransferase, with amino-acid sequence MRNLVFQHLSVEHPGIFRDFWTKSGDSWHAVESNEGDRIPPLEDFDLLVVMGGPMDVWQEDLHPWLFAEKAAIRRWVKDLGRPYLGICLGHQLLAEALGGKVRLMAAPEVGLSSVQLTEDGQADPLFRGFEKELETFQWHGAEIAHLPEGAKVLAANAACPTQAIRWGEHAYGLQYHVEITASTVSDWEAVPEYKSSLERALGKEEAARLNEVVAPRLDPFGSAARRLYDNFSAILTRSAKQYRDRGLPKRSNELR
- a CDS encoding GMC family oxidoreductase, producing the protein MSREAKSSYEFVVVGGGSAGSVIAGRLAEAGLQVLLLEAGSGDNTPFIHMPGAFFRLFGTKRVVSYKTTPQSHANSRPLFVPQANVLGGGSSVNAMIYLRGSAEDYDGWRELGCDGWGWDDVLPAFKKSESNASFSEPYHGTNGPLKVGNAWHALPTDLAFIKAGQEIGLPYNHDFNGATQEGVGLFQCTAFKGRRSSTAVAFLAPRKNMSNLTVLTDCRVLRLITEDSEVVGVEYRSSSGKISQVHAGREVILAAGALASPKILQLSGIGPTKLLKEKGVAVVHDAPEVGQNFQNHVEVPIHCRLKESISLLGQNKGLAALKHGLQYILFRDGLLASSIWGAGAYVDTLKSGRPDIQLIMFPSLFGSDEWPAPSGHGITICVCLLRPLSRGEVKIVSADPDAPIYFDGGTLSHSEDVETLIRGTTFTRNLIKAPSFEKIVSQEVYPTATGEEDARDPEGFVRKYVRPISHVSGTCRMGSDATAVVDTRLRVNGVSKLRVADASIMPRLVSGNTNAVSILIGERCADFLLQSMN
- a CDS encoding flavin reductase family protein; translated protein: MIDQRAFWQSVGQRASGSTIVTACSEHGPAGFLGLSATHLCADPPTMMVSVSKPTSALPAILDARHFALNFVPDDLIELADIFGGKTKISGSDRFKTVAWTKLVTGAPILERAVAAVDCELIEAITRFETEILLGRVVGLSDNPTLAPLVHFRGHYL
- a CDS encoding alpha/beta fold hydrolase, translated to MPETVRNGARLHWYVDGSGPPLVLAAGLGGTATFWHANIPALAKHFTVLAFDQRGTGRSSRVEVESVEEMSADLIAILDAAGIERAAYLGHSTGGAIGVATALDYPDRISSLVIYASTTCGDTYRQRIFDLRLHLLSHLGLLAYAKYTTLLLYPPYWINGNDAKLRELELSTSKQLGDAKVQGSRLDAILKFDRRKELGRLNLPTLVVCCEDDVLTPSYFSREYANLIPHAKLMLVPRGGHAYAQTEPDEFNETVLKFFLSQRH
- a CDS encoding VOC family protein, with amino-acid sequence MRLESTTATTPSLQNILHISLKTADVPATVEFYRDVLGMTEVDRPAFDFPGAWLATPPPAGGILIHLYGGESALNVNGVVPTGGGAIDHVAIGGAGFQEMRQKLMAAGKPWRQNIPPGTQLWQLFVRDPNGVLIELTYDGSNEAGPGPSKDTNWYSAYESF
- a CDS encoding 2-hydroxychromene-2-carboxylate isomerase, which gives rise to MEIDYFFSVLSDWAYMGGVRLERLGRSYGVRINHKPMRLAAIYAGTGGILLQKRSQQRQDYRLVELKRWSEYLGIPVKLFPKHYPISDELASCALIASKGLGYETGLLANAFLRAIWALEQDISDERTLIKIVDGLGFDGTRLIEAAKSQDAIAQFDRNTQEAQDRGVFGSPFYFFEKEMYWGQDRLQFLEDVLAKATGKARFSRLIPESQGVTR
- a CDS encoding dihydrodipicolinate synthase family protein — translated: MKAAAKKFQGVFAFVVTPTKSDGEEIDDACLARVIDHQIASGVAGITVFGSTGGIGSFTEDERRAVILKAVKHTAGRVPVLPGTGAMSTAEAIRLSKFSEDNGADGVLVVPINYWRATEDELYEHYRAIAGAVKIPVGIYNNPGTTAVDMRPALIARIAEIDNVGFVKESSGDMSRISAIRQLTNRQITVLNGNDACTPEAIAAGADGWFAGSCNIMPRRCVELFRIGHDEKNIEAMREYFQPMFPICEYMGVKGYIRVAHTACDLLGRSVGQTRRPLRMLNAADRRYLQALLENAGLMKAEAATALA
- a CDS encoding PLP-dependent aminotransferase family protein gives rise to the protein MLDEDSKETALKGRSKRASLAVLSDFVLNPQAPIPLWQQLYQQLRDAMISRRLPPGTQLRATRILAQELGCSRNTVLGAFEQLIAEGYLEGRIGSGTYVANILPDDVMCADDASAGQSSRAARRSHCTLGLSQRGSQLAQMIQDRVPYKAFAPCRPDVSLFPFEIWEKLARVWGAPSQSLLTQADPCGYWPLRETICTYLRAARMIECKPEQVIITGGAQNGVDMAARLLLDPGDAVWVEDPGYPGLQAAFCAADTTVVPVPVDQEGLSIAEGKATGQVPRMIAVAPSHQYPLGVTMSLQRRLELLSFAAEVDSWIIEDDYDNEFRYEGRPLAALRSLDSDDRVIYVGTFSKVLFPSLRLGYLVVPSRISERFAQARVGIDVQPSLLSQPIVDSFIREGYFFSHVRRMRTIYRDRQAVLVDAAEKNLSGLLHVHPDASGLHLLGRFTPEVSARLDDASASRRAADSRIFAPPLSSFYADRRDRGALVLGYAAVDERSIISATQALSRALRL
- a CDS encoding flavin reductase — its product is MPDDRKSGILSYIEPALFRESMSHLTAAVHIVTSAGPAGKTGFTATAVCSVSDDPAMLLVCVNKRSNSAPLFSQNGAFCVNTIGPNETKLADIFASRTGLHLDERFATGDWMTLKSGSPVLTSAVIAFDCRTIEVKELASHNIIFGAVEAVRFGGGVPLLYHGRTYVTNFHEVLAKSQPTSV